One window from the genome of Sus scrofa isolate TJ Tabasco breed Duroc unplaced genomic scaffold, Sscrofa11.1 Contig61, whole genome shotgun sequence encodes:
- the LOC110258997 gene encoding olfactory receptor 2W1-like, which yields MINDNYFGGFILLGFPGQPQLEMIISGVVFFFYTIALMGNIAIIALPLLDERLQTPMYFFLRSLAILDLCYTTNIVPQMLVNVWGKDKKISFGGCAFQLFIDVTLCTVECMLLAVMSYDRFNAVCKPLHYMTIMKPQLCGGLVAMTWVIGIINCMILSPYAMSLPRCGNHHLDHYFCEISAMVKIACVDTTAMEETLFALCFFIFLTPLLLVLVSYGFIAVAVLKIKSATGRQKAFGTCSSHLIVVSIFYGTVIYMYIQPGNSPSQDEGKLLSIFYSIVTPSLNPLIYTLRNKEFKGATKRLIGKEKDSGETIGH from the coding sequence ATGATAAATGATAACTACTTTGGTGGATTTATACTCCTTGGATTTCCAGGGCAGCCTCAACTGGAGATGATCATCTCTggggttgtctttttcttctacACTATTGCCTTGATGGGAAATATCGCCATCATTGCGCTGCCATTACTAGATGAACGTCTCCaaactcccatgtacttcttccttagAAGTTTGGCCATTTTGGATCTCTGTTATACCACAAATATAGTCCCACAAATGTTGGTCAATGTTTGgggtaaagacaaaaaaatctcctTTGGTGGCTGTGCCTTTCAACTTTTCATCGATGTGACATTATGCACAGTTGAATGCATGCTTCTGGCTGTGATGTCTTATGACCGATTCAATGCTGTCTGCAAGCCTCTACACTATATGACCATAATGAAACCCCAACTCTGTGGAGGCCTGGTGGCCATGACCTGGGTAATTGGTATCATTAATTGCATGATACTGTCTCCCTATGCTATGAGTCTTCCTCGATGTGGGAACCACCACCTGGATCACTATTTTTGTGAAATATCTGCAATGGTCAAAATTGCATGTGTGGACACAACAGCCATGGAAGAAACCTTATTtgcattgtgtttttttattttcctcacacCACTTCTTCTTGTTCTGGTTTCATATGGcttcattgctgtagctgtgctcaAGATCAAGTCTGCGACAGGAAGGCAAAAAGCATTTGGGACCTGTTCCTCTCACCTCATTGTGGTATCAATCTTCTATGGGACTGTTATCTACATGTACATCCAGCCAGGAAACAGTCCTTCTCAGGATGAAGGTAAACTTCTCAGTATCTTTTATTCCATTGTTACTCCCAGCTTGAACCCACTAATCTATACACTAAGGAATAAGGAGTTTAAGGGGGCCACGAAGAGGctcattggaaaagaaaaagattctggaGAAACAATAGGACACTAA